The Catenuloplanes niger genome includes a window with the following:
- the solA gene encoding N-methyl-L-tryptophan oxidase, giving the protein MPAYDVIVLGLGGMGSSAAYHLAARGQRVLGLERFGPAHDQGSSHGGSRITRQSYFEDPAYVPLLLRAYDLWDRLAVDSGADVMTLCGGLMIGPADSRTVAGSRRSAERWGLPHEMLDAAELRRRFPTTDPGPDDVALFEAKAGLVRPEVTVAAHLDLAARAGAELRFGEPATRWEASAAGVRVTTDTGSYTAGHLVVAPGAWAPRMLAGLGVPLVVERQVQYWFAPRAPIADFAPDRHPIWIWEDADGTQIYGFPALDGPDGGVKVAFFRRGVVCTPETIDRDVHPAEIDAVGAHLGRVLPGASGRFLRARTCMYTNTPDEHFVIAAHPEHPTVTVACGFSGHGFKFVPVVGEILADLATTGRTVHPIALFAPDRTFGGR; this is encoded by the coding sequence ATGCCGGCCTACGACGTGATCGTGCTGGGTCTGGGGGGAATGGGGAGTTCCGCGGCGTATCACCTGGCCGCGCGCGGGCAGCGGGTGCTCGGGCTGGAGCGGTTCGGCCCGGCGCACGACCAGGGGTCCAGCCACGGCGGCTCCCGGATCACCCGGCAGTCGTACTTCGAGGACCCGGCGTACGTACCGCTGCTGCTCAGGGCCTATGACCTGTGGGACCGGCTGGCGGTGGACTCCGGCGCGGACGTGATGACGCTGTGCGGCGGCCTGATGATCGGCCCGGCGGACAGCCGGACCGTGGCCGGGTCCCGGCGGAGCGCGGAACGGTGGGGTCTGCCGCACGAGATGCTGGACGCGGCCGAGCTGCGCCGCCGGTTCCCGACGACGGACCCCGGACCGGACGACGTGGCGCTGTTCGAGGCCAAGGCCGGGCTGGTCCGCCCGGAGGTCACCGTCGCCGCGCACCTGGACCTGGCCGCGCGGGCCGGCGCGGAGCTGCGGTTCGGCGAGCCCGCCACCCGGTGGGAGGCGAGCGCGGCCGGCGTGCGGGTGACCACGGACACCGGCAGCTACACGGCCGGGCACCTGGTGGTCGCGCCGGGCGCGTGGGCGCCGCGCATGCTGGCCGGCCTGGGCGTACCGCTGGTGGTGGAGCGGCAGGTGCAGTACTGGTTCGCACCACGGGCGCCGATCGCGGACTTCGCGCCGGACCGGCACCCGATCTGGATCTGGGAGGACGCGGACGGCACCCAGATCTACGGCTTCCCGGCGCTGGACGGGCCGGACGGCGGCGTGAAGGTCGCGTTCTTCCGCCGGGGCGTGGTGTGCACGCCGGAGACGATCGACCGGGACGTGCACCCGGCGGAGATCGACGCGGTCGGCGCGCATCTCGGCCGGGTGCTGCCGGGCGCGTCCGGGCGTTTCCTGCGCGCCCGGACCTGTATGTACACGAACACGCCGGACGAGCACTTCGTGATCGCCGCGCACCCGGAGCACCCGACCGTCACGGTCGCGTGCGGGTTCTCCGGCCACGGCTTCAAGTTCGTGCCGGTCGTCGGCGAGATCCTGGCCGACCTGGCGACCACCGGCCGGACGGTGCACCCGATCGCCCTCTTCGCCCCGGATCGAACTTTCGGCGGTCGCTGA
- a CDS encoding lycopene cyclase family protein gives MAGAADSDIHDVVIVGGGTAGPVLAGRLSEDPDVRVCLVEGGPSDVGDERVLRPRNRLGLLESEFDYDYGTVPQPRGNSHIRYAAGRCSAGAPSLDARGSGTEWMGGHACRPTT, from the coding sequence GTGGCCGGTGCCGCCGACTCCGACATCCACGACGTCGTCATCGTGGGCGGCGGCACGGCCGGTCCGGTGCTCGCCGGCCGGCTCAGCGAGGACCCGGACGTGCGGGTGTGCCTGGTCGAGGGCGGCCCGAGCGACGTCGGTGACGAGCGCGTCCTCCGCCCGCGGAACCGGCTCGGCCTGCTGGAGTCGGAGTTCGACTACGACTACGGCACGGTTCCGCAGCCGCGCGGCAACTCGCACATCCGGTACGCCGCGGGAAGGTGCTCGGCGGGCGCTCCTTCGCTCGACGCCCGGGGGTCCGGGACCGAATGGATGGGAGGACACGCATGCCGGCCTACGACGTGA